Part of the Sodalinema gerasimenkoae IPPAS B-353 genome is shown below.
AATCGGGTCTTCAGGATTTAGGGTCATGAGCAAATCTGGATAGCCGATGAAAGTAGGGGCGAACAGTGTTCAGCGAGCGATAGTCAAAGTGCGGTTCGCCCCTGCCGTCTTTTACCTCATGCAACCCATTAAACCGCAGAGAATAAAGACACTTGATTTTCCAATAAATACGGTATTTTTTATACCAATTTTCAGAAGTCGTGCGATAGATGTCTGTAGGGGCGAACCCTTGTGGTCGCCCTGTCCCAGTGTCATATGCCTAGCAAGTTTATCGAAAAATGGTATTAATTATTACGTTTTGATTGTTTTGGGTTAATTATTATGTTTGACTTGAGCAGCTTTGAGTGGATTCGCCTGCATCCTTGGCTGTTTGCCATTATTTTAAATAGTGTTTTATGGCTATTTGCCGCCCTACTTCCCAAAAAACTGCTGACTCCCGCTGGTTATGTTCATGCTTGGATTTTGGGAGTTTTAGTTTGGGGCTGTCTTGGTTGGCAAGGCTATATGATTGTCATGTTTTATTTCTTATTTGGTTCAGCCGTCACGCGGATTGGTAAAGCCCAGAAAGAGGCGGCGGGAATTGCCGAGAAGCGAGATGGGGCCAGGGGGCCAGAGAATGTCTGGGGATCGGCTTTGACGGGGACATTGTGTGCGATCGCCCTGGCCCTCTACGCCCAAGTTCAAGGGGTTCCCAGCCATCCCTTACCGGCCGTCCCTCCCCTCGTGATTATCTTGCTACAACTGGGCTATGTGGCGAGTTTTGCGACTAAATTGGCCGACACCACCGCTAGTGAAGTGGGGAAAGCTTACGGGAAACGGACGTTTTTGATTACCAGCTTGCAGCCTGTACCCGCCGGAACCGAGGGGGCCGTCAGTTTGGAGGGGACCCTCGCGGGACTGGTTGGTGCGGTGGCGATCGCCCTGCTAGGCTACGGATTAGAGATGATTGACAGCATCGGGATGCTCTGGTGTATCGTCGCTGCCTTCATTGCCACGAATATTGAAAGTCTGATTGGGGCCACCCTCCAAGAGCAATTAGACTGGATGACGAATGAAGTGGTGAATTTTATCAATACGGCCATTGGCGCGATTCTAGCCATTCTCCTCGGCTGGGGTTGGGCCTGGCTATTGATTATGAATGGGTAGGGAACAGGGTACAGGGTACAGAGTTCGTTCCTAGATCTCCCTCTTGCCTCTTGCCTCTTGCCTCTTGCCTCTTGCCTTTTGCCTTCTCCCCCCTTCTCCCCCCCCTCTTCCCCGATTTCGTTACAATAAGTTAAGCAATACTCTTAGAAACTGTTATATATGCCTCCGACTGCATTACTGACCAAAGGACTCCCCACAGTAAAACCCCATAATCCGAGCGATCGCTTCGACGATACTTGGCGCGCTCCCTTAGCGACCCTCCTGGGCTTAGGACGCGCCGCTGGCGCGGATTTTATAGAATTTTTCCTCGAACGCACCAACTACATTAGCTGTCTGGCTGAAGACGATACTATCACCAGCATCTCCCCCCGCCTCTCCACCGGCGCAGGGGTGCGTGTCTTTCGTGGCAAGGCGGATTGTTACGTCAGCACCAATGACCTCTCCTTTGACGGCTTGAAAGCCGCATTAGAGAAAGGATTGGCCATCATGGGACTCTCCCTCCCCGGAAACAACGACTATATCCCCGACATCAACCTGGAAATCACCCGCGACTACGCCAAAACCAACCACAAAGAAGGCTGGTTGGCTGACTGTAGTTCCATGCGGGAAATGAGCGATGTGTTGCTGGCGGCGAATGACTGCATTAACCAGAAAGCCAAACACGTCCAATCGCGTCGCGCCGCTTATTTCCGCGATTGGCAAGAAGTTCTCGTGGCCGCCAGCGATGGTGTCTTTGCCCGCGATATTCGTCTCACCCAATCCGTCGGCTATAGTCTCCTATGTGCCGATGGC
Proteins encoded:
- a CDS encoding TIGR00297 family protein produces the protein MFDLSSFEWIRLHPWLFAIILNSVLWLFAALLPKKLLTPAGYVHAWILGVLVWGCLGWQGYMIVMFYFLFGSAVTRIGKAQKEAAGIAEKRDGARGPENVWGSALTGTLCAIALALYAQVQGVPSHPLPAVPPLVIILLQLGYVASFATKLADTTASEVGKAYGKRTFLITSLQPVPAGTEGAVSLEGTLAGLVGAVAIALLGYGLEMIDSIGMLWCIVAAFIATNIESLIGATLQEQLDWMTNEVVNFINTAIGAILAILLGWGWAWLLIMNG